A genomic region of Brevibacillus sp. JNUCC-41 contains the following coding sequences:
- a CDS encoding RidA family protein has protein sequence MSGQLPLNPNTNKLAIGIEDQARQCLENSKHILREKGLEMNSVLKTTIFVTDLSGFQTVNEIYAEYFSKPFPARSTIQVAELPMNAMIEIELMAEVKR, from the coding sequence ATTTCGGGGCAACTCCCTTTAAATCCTAATACGAATAAATTAGCTATAGGCATTGAAGACCAAGCAAGACAATGTTTAGAAAATTCAAAGCACATTTTAAGAGAAAAAGGTCTAGAAATGAATTCAGTTTTGAAAACAACTATATTTGTGACTGATTTATCAGGTTTTCAAACTGTAAATGAAATTTATGCGGAATATTTTTCGAAGCCTTTTCCAGCTAGGAGTACCATTCAGGTAGCAGAATTACCTATGAATGCAATGATTGAAATTGAATTGATGGCCGAGGTAAAAAGGTGA
- a CDS encoding DMT family transporter, which translates to MAWLYLILAGAFEVVGVTGMNKVVKDKNLQSYIVLFMGFISSFGFLSLAMKTLPMGISYAVWTGIGTVGGVIIGMLFYGESKDWKRILFIGAILVAVVGLKLTS; encoded by the coding sequence ATGGCTTGGTTATATCTTATCTTGGCTGGAGCCTTTGAAGTGGTTGGGGTTACGGGTATGAATAAAGTTGTTAAAGATAAAAACTTACAGTCGTATATAGTATTATTTATGGGATTTATAAGTAGTTTTGGTTTTCTAAGTCTAGCAATGAAAACTCTCCCTATGGGAATCTCCTATGCAGTATGGACAGGGATTGGAACTGTGGGAGGAGTAATTATTGGAATGTTGTTTTATGGAGAATCAAAAGATTGGAAACGAATTTTATTTATAGGGGCAATTTTAGTAGCAGTAGTGGGTTTGAAATTGACATCATAA
- a CDS encoding DMT family transporter: protein MNRNWAYVIIAGIIEIMWAMGLKYSNNLISWAGTFLLIYVSFVVLMKATKKLPVATVYAVFTGIGTAGTVLVEMAVFGEPFSWTKILFILLLLSGVVGLKLVTTESSKKEGAV, encoded by the coding sequence ATGAATCGGAATTGGGCATATGTTATTATTGCCGGTATTATTGAGATAATGTGGGCAATGGGGTTGAAGTATTCAAATAATTTGATTTCTTGGGCCGGCACATTTCTTCTTATCTATGTATCCTTTGTTGTTTTGATGAAAGCTACAAAAAAGCTACCCGTTGCTACTGTCTATGCTGTCTTTACAGGAATAGGAACAGCGGGAACAGTCTTGGTGGAAATGGCGGTTTTTGGAGAACCTTTCAGTTGGACAAAAATATTGTTTATTCTCCTGCTTCTGTCTGGTGTAGTAGGATTAAAACTTGTCACAACTGAATCAAGCAAGAAAGAAGGTGCTGTATAA
- a CDS encoding type 1 glutamine amidotransferase family protein, which produces MQTKKVFLYVFNTMSDWEYGYLIAELNTGRYFKKDLAPLKVITVGANKEMITTMGGLSIKPDISLDECTLESKDLLILPGGTTWSEEIHQPILERIGQALKLGTIVAAICGATEGLANMGYLDTRKHTSNNLEYTKMVCPNYKGEKFYELGSAVSDANLVTASGIAPLEFAMEVLKKIDVFTPDALHSWYNLNKTHKPEYFYQLMNSINK; this is translated from the coding sequence ATGCAAACAAAAAAAGTTTTTCTATATGTATTTAATACAATGTCGGACTGGGAATATGGATATTTAATTGCTGAACTAAACACAGGAAGATATTTCAAAAAAGATTTAGCACCTTTAAAAGTAATTACAGTAGGAGCTAATAAAGAAATGATTACTACTATGGGAGGGCTGAGCATAAAACCAGATATTTCCCTTGATGAATGTACTCTTGAGAGTAAAGATCTTTTAATTTTACCAGGAGGGACTACTTGGAGTGAAGAAATTCATCAACCTATCTTGGAAAGAATTGGCCAAGCTTTAAAGCTTGGCACTATTGTTGCTGCAATTTGTGGTGCAACTGAGGGCCTCGCGAATATGGGATACTTAGATACTAGAAAGCATACAAGTAATAACTTAGAATATACTAAAATGGTATGTCCTAACTATAAAGGAGAAAAGTTCTATGAGTTGGGATCTGCGGTATCTGATGCGAATTTAGTTACTGCATCAGGAATAGCTCCTCTGGAATTTGCAATGGAGGTACTGAAAAAAATAGATGTATTTACACCAGATGCATTACATTCATGGTATAACCTAAATAAGACTCATAAACCTGAATACTTCTACCAGTTAATGAATTCAATAAATAAATGA
- a CDS encoding Cof-type HAD-IIB family hydrolase → MSFIAIDLDGTLLNDQNEISEENIKAIQYAQDRGFEVVISTGRAYFDVQTICEKAGISPFVIGTNGATTHSKSGKCISSITITKDCVESILQWLDERNYYYEVFTDKAIYTLKKGREHFHNEIKSLKNADLNTDMKELVEVAERQFDQFGYVLVENYHDILKQEEEFYNILACSFDKKKLAEAWNQFEKFDELMVVSSADHNIEMTSKRASKGKALEKLAFLMNGSLDQAMAIGDSNNDLSMFEKVEYSVAMGNAKDVIKDVCTTTTLKNDENGVAYAIYRYLENFVVQK, encoded by the coding sequence ATGAGTTTCATCGCGATAGATTTAGACGGAACATTATTAAACGACCAGAACGAAATTAGTGAAGAAAATATAAAGGCGATTCAATATGCCCAAGATAGAGGCTTTGAAGTAGTTATTTCAACAGGGCGGGCTTATTTTGACGTTCAAACAATTTGTGAAAAAGCCGGGATTTCCCCATTTGTAATCGGGACAAATGGTGCAACCACTCATTCCAAAAGCGGAAAGTGCATTTCTTCTATTACGATAACTAAAGATTGTGTCGAATCTATTCTCCAATGGTTAGATGAACGGAATTATTATTACGAAGTGTTTACTGATAAAGCCATTTATACGCTAAAAAAGGGAAGAGAACATTTCCATAATGAGATTAAAAGTTTGAAAAACGCAGATTTGAATACAGATATGAAAGAATTAGTTGAAGTAGCGGAGAGGCAATTTGACCAGTTTGGATATGTTTTAGTTGAAAACTATCATGATATCTTAAAACAGGAGGAAGAATTCTATAACATATTGGCATGTTCTTTTGATAAAAAGAAATTAGCGGAAGCATGGAACCAATTCGAAAAGTTTGATGAGTTGATGGTTGTTTCATCTGCTGATCACAACATTGAAATGACTAGTAAAAGAGCTTCAAAAGGAAAGGCTCTTGAAAAATTGGCTTTTTTGATGAATGGCTCCTTAGATCAGGCTATGGCAATCGGGGACAGCAACAATGATTTATCCATGTTCGAGAAAGTTGAATACAGCGTAGCGATGGGAAATGCGAAAGATGTCATAAAAGATGTTTGTACAACGACAACCCTTAAAAATGATGAAAATGGGGTAGCTTATGCGATTTATCGATATTTGGAGAACTTCGTGGTTCAAAAATAA
- a CDS encoding helix-turn-helix transcriptional regulator translates to MPKIDNMLAILWMLRSGEKITAKQISEKLEMNIRTVYRYIDTISTSGVPIISEPGHNGGYTLLNNFIEAPLFFDFEEQTSLFHAAVFAEEAGYYGGEALNRAISKLSKYSNQEQETKINQHLSSLEVISRLSSLSMEPFLKELEQAVADGYSVKILYHKNAEKQLNYRLVDPYRIIYWNNKWYVIGFCHLRNDIRSFRVDRIESLTLTENKFNRPENFSARDFFIKSLLPTIEDKEGIISLVINGNKSVLADICQHWFLGHYLQERTSNQAFFLLEKDMIHTYVPYLLLPYNKSIKVIEPISLKKRLIEVLSELIKFHQV, encoded by the coding sequence ATGCCTAAAATTGACAATATGTTAGCAATTTTATGGATGCTTCGTTCAGGTGAAAAAATTACTGCAAAACAAATTTCAGAAAAGTTAGAGATGAATATAAGGACTGTGTATCGTTATATTGATACAATTTCAACAAGTGGCGTACCTATAATTTCAGAACCAGGACATAACGGTGGATACACTTTATTGAACAATTTTATTGAGGCTCCTCTTTTTTTTGATTTTGAGGAGCAAACTTCACTATTTCACGCTGCTGTTTTTGCAGAAGAAGCCGGATATTATGGAGGTGAAGCACTAAATAGGGCCATTTCAAAACTAAGTAAATACTCAAATCAAGAACAGGAAACAAAGATAAACCAACATTTATCTAGTCTTGAAGTAATAAGTCGATTAAGTTCACTCTCTATGGAACCTTTTTTGAAGGAGTTGGAGCAGGCCGTAGCTGACGGGTACTCAGTAAAAATTCTTTACCATAAAAATGCCGAAAAGCAATTAAATTATAGATTGGTCGATCCGTACAGAATTATCTATTGGAATAATAAGTGGTATGTGATTGGATTTTGTCATCTTAGGAATGATATCCGTAGTTTTAGAGTAGATCGAATTGAAAGTCTAACGCTAACCGAAAATAAGTTTAACCGGCCAGAAAATTTTTCAGCACGTGACTTTTTTATAAAAAGTCTTCTTCCAACTATAGAAGATAAGGAAGGGATTATTTCTTTGGTTATTAATGGGAATAAAAGTGTATTGGCTGATATTTGCCAACATTGGTTTTTAGGGCATTATTTACAAGAACGGACTTCAAATCAAGCTTTTTTTCTTCTTGAAAAAGATATGATACATACATATGTACCTTATTTACTTTTACCGTACAATAAATCTATTAAAGTTATTGAGCCAATAAGTCTTAAGAAAAGACTTATTGAAGTTCTGTCGGAATTAATAAAATTTCATCAAGTATGA
- a CDS encoding MaoC/PaaZ C-terminal domain-containing protein: protein MFNKYFHQYEVGETWMSKGRTITEADLVMFSAFSGDWFPLHTDKEYAANTQFKQRIAHGMLILSVATGLSHFEPGIVVAFYGLEKVRFINPTFIGDTIHVELKVIDLFEKGYQGVVTVIQEIKKQNGETVAIANMKIMVNSDANVKI, encoded by the coding sequence ATGTTTAATAAATATTTCCATCAATATGAAGTCGGCGAAACATGGATGTCGAAGGGACGTACTATAACCGAGGCTGATTTAGTAATGTTTTCTGCATTTAGCGGAGACTGGTTTCCCCTCCATACTGATAAGGAGTATGCAGCAAATACACAATTTAAGCAACGCATAGCCCACGGAATGCTTATACTTTCGGTTGCAACCGGCTTATCTCATTTTGAACCGGGAATCGTTGTTGCATTTTACGGTTTGGAGAAAGTTCGATTTATAAATCCAACCTTTATTGGGGACACGATACATGTAGAATTAAAGGTGATTGACCTTTTTGAAAAGGGCTATCAAGGTGTTGTAACAGTCATCCAAGAAATAAAAAAACAAAACGGAGAAACTGTAGCCATAGCCAACATGAAAATAATGGTCAATTCTGATGCCAATGTGAAAATATAG
- a CDS encoding nitroreductase family protein, with protein sequence MTKDFYTAIKERRSYYGINKEIQVSDEKIKEIVEFAVKHTPSAFNSQSSRLVVLTGSAHDKLWDITTQALRKAVGERDFSGTQQKMDSFKAGYGSILFFEDESVVKSLQEQFAAYADNFPIWSQQTSGMHQLVVWTALEAEGMGATLQHYNPLIDDDVKKEWDVPSNWKLIAQMPFGNPTAQPGDKEFKPLEDRIKFYK encoded by the coding sequence GTGACAAAAGATTTTTACACGGCTATTAAAGAGAGACGATCATATTATGGGATCAATAAAGAGATTCAAGTATCGGATGAGAAAATTAAAGAAATTGTTGAATTTGCGGTAAAACACACGCCATCGGCTTTTAATTCCCAATCTTCCCGCCTTGTTGTTTTGACTGGCTCGGCCCATGATAAATTATGGGATATTACGACGCAAGCTTTAAGGAAAGCTGTTGGTGAGAGAGATTTCTCTGGCACTCAACAAAAAATGGATTCCTTTAAAGCGGGATATGGGTCAATATTATTCTTTGAAGATGAATCTGTTGTGAAATCACTTCAAGAACAATTTGCAGCGTATGCGGATAACTTCCCAATCTGGTCACAACAAACATCAGGCATGCATCAATTAGTTGTTTGGACAGCACTTGAAGCAGAAGGAATGGGGGCAACTTTACAGCATTATAATCCACTAATTGATGATGATGTGAAAAAAGAATGGGATGTCCCGAGTAATTGGAAATTGATTGCGCAAATGCCATTTGGAAATCCAACAGCTCAACCAGGTGATAAAGAATTCAAACCACTTGAGGATCGTATAAAATTTTATAAATGA
- a CDS encoding MFS transporter, translating to MAVAQKQVNKWFTLCILILGGGTIFKLSSLKDAFYVPMQKYFHLSHTQIGLALSVYAIVQMLGYVVSMYITDRFSKRKLIPIGLIGVGATGIYLSTIPSYYGILASWGVMALFTEITFWPVLIKTVKLLGDSDEQGRMFGFLEAGRGVVDTIVAFSALGIFIWLGSESLGFRAAILFFALITIIVGIISYFFIEDDIIETFDKGGEEISKSKVALKGAMQAIKTPKLWFSSFTIFCVYTVYAGLTYFIPFLQEIYGMPVALLGVYGIINQYGLKMIGGPIGGFLVDKKFKSATKYLRFTFLLSIITMIIFIMLPHDKMNIYIGIIATLGFGSIVFTQRAVFFAPLDEIDIPKEISGAAVSVACLVGYAPSIFAFAMYGNILDHNPGITGYRYVFLIMIAFAAIGFIISNYSVKILKKQKQTNRYLEDN from the coding sequence ATGGCAGTAGCACAGAAGCAGGTCAATAAATGGTTTACCTTATGTATCTTAATTTTGGGAGGAGGAACAATATTTAAATTATCATCCTTAAAAGATGCTTTTTACGTTCCGATGCAAAAATATTTTCATCTTTCACATACCCAAATAGGTTTGGCATTATCTGTATATGCTATTGTACAAATGTTAGGTTATGTAGTCTCCATGTACATCACTGATAGATTTTCTAAAAGGAAGTTAATTCCGATTGGATTGATTGGTGTAGGTGCAACTGGGATTTATTTATCTACTATACCAAGTTATTATGGAATTTTAGCTTCTTGGGGAGTAATGGCTTTATTTACAGAGATTACTTTTTGGCCAGTATTGATAAAAACCGTTAAATTGCTTGGAGACTCCGACGAACAAGGCAGGATGTTTGGATTTCTTGAAGCTGGCCGTGGTGTTGTAGATACAATCGTTGCATTCTCTGCTCTAGGTATATTTATTTGGTTAGGATCTGAGTCATTAGGTTTCAGAGCCGCAATTTTATTCTTTGCCTTGATTACAATTATTGTTGGTATCATCAGTTATTTCTTTATAGAGGACGATATCATTGAAACGTTTGATAAGGGTGGAGAAGAAATTAGTAAAAGTAAAGTAGCTTTGAAAGGTGCGATGCAAGCAATTAAAACTCCCAAACTTTGGTTTTCCTCATTTACAATATTTTGCGTTTATACGGTTTACGCAGGTTTAACTTACTTTATTCCGTTCTTGCAAGAAATTTATGGAATGCCGGTAGCGTTATTAGGTGTATATGGGATTATAAACCAATATGGATTAAAAATGATAGGCGGTCCCATCGGTGGATTCTTAGTTGATAAAAAATTTAAATCAGCGACAAAATACCTTAGATTTACATTTCTCTTATCCATTATTACAATGATAATTTTTATTATGCTTCCACATGACAAAATGAATATTTATATAGGAATAATTGCGACACTTGGCTTCGGATCGATTGTATTTACTCAACGGGCTGTGTTTTTTGCCCCATTAGATGAAATTGATATTCCAAAAGAGATAAGCGGTGCTGCCGTATCAGTAGCTTGTTTAGTTGGTTATGCTCCTTCAATTTTCGCCTTTGCCATGTATGGTAATATTCTGGATCACAATCCTGGAATTACTGGATATAGATATGTATTTTTGATTATGATCGCCTTTGCAGCTATAGGTTTTATTATAAGTAACTATTCAGTTAAAATTTTAAAAAAGCAAAAACAAACTAACCGATATTTGGAAGATAATTAA
- a CDS encoding sugar phosphate isomerase/epimerase family protein — translation MKIGLETESFHLQFITGRMDIFGFIRKTAELGLDGVMINIVPWPGLPGIGTLESFEPEYLDKVKKEIQKYGFFAEIDTNGTDPKHLTQVIEAAHRIGADVIRTYTCMGEYDPDTLRRAPEDIKQIVPLLKKYRMKLAVENHEEELTDEVIQIIKEVNSPWVGAHCDFGNAMMAWEDPVEAVRKLAPYAFTTHFKDHIIVHDGEDYRVCGVPAGTGNIDLEECFKILIENSMLTRINVEMCFPYAIHFKREPGTGGVFAVGEGAFKVEQPPYDLNVIKPLDYYYPPAELLEQMIVDQEKGAEQSVRYALALRDKYCR, via the coding sequence ATGAAAATTGGATTAGAGACAGAAAGCTTTCATTTGCAGTTTATTACAGGTCGAATGGATATTTTCGGTTTTATCAGAAAAACAGCCGAATTGGGATTAGATGGAGTCATGATCAATATTGTTCCATGGCCAGGTTTACCAGGAATTGGCACATTAGAATCGTTTGAACCGGAATACTTAGACAAGGTGAAAAAAGAAATTCAAAAGTATGGATTTTTCGCTGAAATCGATACAAATGGAACCGATCCGAAACATCTGACACAGGTCATTGAGGCCGCGCATAGAATTGGAGCGGATGTCATTCGTACGTATACCTGCATGGGAGAATATGATCCAGACACATTGAGAAGAGCCCCTGAAGATATTAAACAGATTGTTCCATTATTAAAAAAATATAGAATGAAGCTTGCTGTTGAAAATCACGAGGAAGAGTTAACGGATGAAGTGATTCAAATCATCAAGGAAGTCAACAGCCCTTGGGTGGGTGCTCATTGCGATTTCGGGAATGCAATGATGGCATGGGAGGACCCGGTTGAAGCTGTAAGAAAATTAGCACCATATGCCTTTACAACTCATTTTAAGGATCATATTATCGTCCATGATGGCGAAGATTACAGGGTATGTGGCGTACCTGCTGGGACTGGCAATATCGATTTGGAAGAATGTTTTAAAATATTGATTGAGAATTCAATGTTGACAAGAATCAACGTAGAAATGTGCTTCCCGTATGCCATCCATTTTAAGAGAGAGCCTGGTACAGGAGGAGTCTTTGCAGTAGGCGAAGGAGCATTTAAGGTGGAACAACCTCCTTATGATTTAAATGTAATTAAACCATTGGATTACTATTATCCGCCAGCAGAACTTCTAGAACAAATGATTGTCGATCAAGAAAAAGGTGCAGAGCAATCAGTTAGATATGCACTTGCATTAAGGGATAAATACTGCCGCTAA
- a CDS encoding HU family DNA-binding protein: protein MSHNELTKGNAKKAVDSLFETTSNTLAKEEKIQLVGFGTFEVRERAARTGRNPQTGEEIQIAASKVPAFKPGKELKEAVK, encoded by the coding sequence ATCTCCCATAATGAACTAACAAAAGGAAACGCGAAAAAAGCAGTCGATTCATTGTTTGAAACGACCTCAAATACACTCGCTAAAGAGGAAAAAATCCAACTAGTTGGATTTGGCACATTTGAAGTGCGCGAGCGAGCAGCTCGAACGGGTAGAAACCCACAAACAGGAGAAGAAATACAAATTGCAGCTTCCAAAGTTCCTGCTTTTAAACCAGGTAAGGAATTAAAAGAGGCTGTTAAATAA
- a CDS encoding ring-cleaving dioxygenase — protein sequence MNGLKGIHHVTAITSSAEKNYEFFTNILGMRLVKKTVNQDDIQTYHLFFADDVGGPGTDMTFFDFPGIPKGVHGTNEISKTSFRVPNDDALEYWVKRFDRLEVSNKGIQEQFGKKIISFVDFDDQQYQLISDENNKGVAAGIPWQKGPIPLEYAITGLGPIFIRIANFDYFKEMMEKVLLFKEIDKEGSFHLFEVGEGGNGAQVIVEHNSILPQARQGFGTVHHTAFRVEDRSVLEEWIKRMESFQFHTSGYVDRHFFESLYVRVAPQILFEFATDGPGFMGDEPYETLGEKLSLPPFLEPKRDQIEKLVRPIDSVRSTKEFIKE from the coding sequence ATGAATGGATTAAAAGGTATTCACCATGTCACGGCCATAACAAGTAGTGCAGAAAAGAACTATGAATTTTTCACAAATATATTAGGCATGCGTTTAGTCAAGAAAACAGTTAACCAAGATGATATCCAAACCTATCACCTGTTTTTTGCCGACGATGTTGGCGGTCCAGGTACTGATATGACATTCTTTGATTTTCCTGGTATTCCTAAAGGAGTGCATGGCACTAATGAGATTTCAAAAACATCCTTCCGTGTACCGAATGATGATGCATTGGAGTATTGGGTTAAGCGGTTCGACCGTTTAGAAGTAAGTAATAAAGGAATTCAGGAACAGTTTGGTAAAAAGATCATTTCATTTGTGGATTTTGATGATCAGCAATATCAATTAATTTCCGATGAAAACAATAAAGGGGTTGCAGCGGGGATTCCTTGGCAAAAAGGACCGATTCCCCTCGAATATGCCATTACAGGATTAGGACCAATTTTCATTCGAATCGCCAACTTCGATTATTTTAAAGAAATGATGGAAAAAGTACTATTATTCAAAGAAATAGACAAGGAAGGATCATTTCACCTATTTGAAGTAGGGGAAGGTGGGAATGGTGCACAAGTGATTGTTGAGCATAACTCAATCCTTCCTCAGGCACGGCAGGGTTTTGGGACTGTTCACCATACAGCCTTCCGTGTTGAAGACCGTTCCGTTCTGGAAGAATGGATCAAACGAATGGAAAGCTTCCAATTTCATACGTCCGGTTATGTTGATCGTCACTTTTTTGAGTCGCTTTACGTACGAGTGGCGCCACAAATATTATTCGAATTTGCCACGGATGGTCCTGGATTTATGGGGGATGAGCCGTATGAAACGCTTGGGGAAAAGTTATCTTTACCACCGTTCTTGGAACCGAAAAGGGATCAAATCGAAAAGTTGGTCCGTCCCATTGATTCAGTAAGAAGCACAAAGGAATTCATTAAAGAATAA
- a CDS encoding GntP family permease, translating to MDVMIIIISLGLLMFLAYRGFSVILFAPLCALFAVFLTDPGHVLPFFSNIFMVKLVEFVKLYFPVFLLGAIFGKLVEISGVAKSIAKIIVRFIGAKQAILAIVIMGAILTYSGVSLFVAVFAIYPFAAQLFREANIPKRLIPATIAVSAFTFSMDSLPGSPQIQNVIPTGFFKTDIYAAPILGIIGAIFIISLSLLYLNHCRHKAARNGEGYFGIGDKAIDKEAAEAELAASSAISMETTNKLGMDSEKAISRKDWLAFIPLVLVGVMNKFFTESFPLWYAKGFDFATIGLKDYGIVDMSKVIGVWSVEMALILGIIAIVLLNFKAVKLNFNSSINIGISGALLATMNTATEYGFGGVIAALPGFTVVQDYLTGMFSNPLINGAIMTNVLCGITGSGSGGMSITLSLMADTYIQTAAHFDIPLEVLHRVISMSAGGFDTLPHNGAIITLLAVTGLTHRQAYKDIFVITIIKTLAVFFVIGIFSLFDIV from the coding sequence TTGGATGTAATGATCATTATTATTTCACTAGGATTACTTATGTTTCTAGCATATCGAGGATTTTCCGTTATACTTTTTGCACCATTGTGCGCTTTGTTTGCTGTATTTTTAACGGATCCTGGACATGTTTTACCTTTCTTCTCTAATATATTTATGGTTAAGTTGGTTGAATTTGTTAAATTATATTTCCCGGTTTTTTTGCTAGGTGCTATTTTTGGGAAACTGGTTGAAATAAGCGGTGTTGCAAAGAGCATAGCAAAAATTATTGTCCGTTTTATTGGGGCTAAACAAGCCATTCTAGCCATTGTGATAATGGGCGCAATCCTGACATATAGCGGAGTTAGTTTGTTTGTTGCTGTGTTTGCCATCTATCCATTTGCTGCTCAGCTGTTTCGCGAGGCTAATATTCCAAAGCGATTAATTCCTGCGACAATCGCAGTTAGTGCATTTACCTTTTCCATGGATTCACTTCCAGGATCTCCACAAATTCAGAATGTCATTCCAACTGGTTTCTTTAAAACTGACATCTATGCGGCACCGATATTGGGGATTATTGGGGCAATATTTATCATTTCCTTAAGCCTATTATACTTAAATCATTGTCGACATAAGGCAGCTAGAAATGGTGAAGGGTATTTTGGAATTGGTGATAAAGCTATTGATAAGGAAGCTGCTGAAGCAGAATTGGCAGCCAGTTCTGCTATATCAATGGAAACGACTAATAAGTTGGGGATGGATTCTGAAAAAGCTATAAGTAGAAAAGACTGGCTTGCTTTTATTCCGTTGGTGTTAGTCGGGGTGATGAATAAGTTTTTTACTGAGTCTTTTCCTCTTTGGTATGCCAAAGGATTCGATTTTGCTACGATTGGATTAAAAGATTATGGTATTGTCGATATGTCTAAAGTTATTGGTGTCTGGTCTGTGGAGATGGCTCTTATTCTCGGGATAATAGCAATCGTCTTATTAAATTTTAAAGCTGTCAAATTAAATTTCAATTCGAGTATTAATATTGGCATTAGTGGGGCATTGCTAGCAACCATGAATACGGCAACCGAATATGGCTTTGGGGGTGTGATTGCAGCTTTACCCGGCTTTACTGTGGTACAAGATTATCTCACTGGAATGTTTTCGAATCCTTTAATTAATGGGGCGATCATGACAAATGTTTTGTGTGGCATTACTGGATCGGGATCTGGTGGGATGAGCATTACGTTGAGCTTAATGGCGGATACGTATATACAAACTGCTGCTCATTTTGACATTCCGTTGGAAGTTTTACATCGTGTCATTTCTATGTCAGCAGGTGGATTTGATACTTTGCCGCATAACGGAGCTATAATAACTCTTTTAGCTGTTACGGGACTCACACATCGCCAGGCATATAAAGACATTTTTGTTATTACCATTATAAAGACACTTGCTGTATTCTTTGTAATTGGTATATTCAGCTTGTTTGATATCGTTTAA
- a CDS encoding DMT family transporter translates to MLRLYGALIGLSLIWGLSFVFMKWLLPSAGIWGIVFLRCLAGAVVLLPVLWWKRSEISWKLPWTALVVVGIFNCGLAWGLIALSETEINSSTASILNATTPIWTGVIGFIIFSYVLTARQWMGILIGFFGILVLMDFQVGQLFGKEFIGIGTMLLASTCYGFAGQYTKRFLSSTSILVITTFTLLTGAFIGLIGMFLTGPINPVMLMDPLTIFSIVGLGCFGSGIGQLIYFYINKNGSPELAATVTYLIPASAMVWGYVLLGEAINPHVIIGLLIIFAGVYLSSKKSNKKDGADSSSGKQGELRQVK, encoded by the coding sequence ATGCTTCGATTATACGGGGCTTTAATCGGCCTTAGTTTGATATGGGGTTTATCGTTCGTTTTCATGAAGTGGCTGCTCCCGTCAGCCGGTATTTGGGGGATTGTGTTTCTCCGCTGTTTGGCGGGTGCTGTTGTTCTGCTTCCCGTATTATGGTGGAAGCGCAGTGAAATTAGCTGGAAATTACCATGGACAGCTCTGGTCGTTGTCGGGATCTTCAATTGCGGATTAGCATGGGGTTTAATAGCTTTAAGTGAAACAGAGATTAACAGTAGCACGGCATCAATTCTTAATGCAACCACCCCAATCTGGACGGGGGTCATTGGATTTATCATTTTTTCTTATGTTTTAACCGCCCGACAATGGATGGGCATTCTTATTGGTTTTTTCGGAATTCTAGTATTGATGGATTTTCAAGTCGGTCAGCTTTTCGGCAAGGAATTCATTGGAATTGGTACAATGCTGCTAGCGTCCACCTGTTATGGTTTTGCCGGCCAATATACGAAAAGATTTCTTTCCAGTACAAGCATATTGGTCATTACTACATTTACGCTGCTCACGGGTGCCTTTATCGGTTTGATCGGGATGTTTTTAACAGGGCCGATTAATCCAGTGATGTTGATGGACCCGCTAACGATTTTCTCCATAGTCGGTCTTGGGTGCTTTGGCTCTGGGATCGGCCAGCTGATCTATTTCTACATCAATAAAAATGGCAGCCCGGAGTTAGCCGCAACGGTTACATACCTGATTCCTGCAAGCGCTATGGTTTGGGGCTATGTCCTGCTTGGAGAAGCGATTAATCCTCATGTAATTATTGGCCTGCTGATCATTTTCGCAGGGGTTTATCTTTCTTCTAAGAAGTCAAATAAAAAAGATGGTGCTGACTCTTCATCCGGAAAACAAGGGGAATTGCGTCAAGTAAAATAA